The DNA segment CAAAACGGTTGCGGTCGATCATGGCCCGCACAACATCCGTTCCATCCGGCCGGCCTGGCCCCAGATCAAAATCCAGCGATACAATATGCATGTTGTCCGCTTCCAAAATAGCCAGAAATTCTTCCAACGATCGCGCCGCCACAAATCCCGGCGGGACGCGCCGCATGTCGTCCAAAAAAACGTTGATCGCCATTCACTTCCTTTTTTCCGGCATCTATTCCGTGAGCAGCCTTCGGATAAATGCGAATTCCTCGCGATGGTCGCAAGTATGATGGTTATCCGGCGTTTCCAAAATACACGGTACTTGCAGCCCGTCGAGATAGCGCAAACATGACCGCCAACCGTCCGCGGGGATGCAACCTTTGCCGATCCGCGCATGCCTGTCGCGCAGCGAACCGCTTGGAAACAGCGAATCATTCAAATGAACGGCCCGCACATGCGCAAAAAATCCGAGGCGTTCTCCCCGCCTTGCCACCTCGTTCCAATTCGTTCCGGTCCATACGCCGCTGGCAAACAGATGGCACGTATCGAGGCAAAAGGCTACTCTGTCGGGATTGGCGCAAAGCTTGCGGATTTGCATCATTTCTTCCGGCGTTGTCCCCATCGGCGTGCCGCCGCCGGCCTGATTTTCCAGAAGGATCAAGGTTTGTCCGCGGTGCGCCGATAACAACTCATTTAATAATTGTAGCGTATTTTTATAGCCTTGCAAAATGTCGCTACCCGCATATTTGCCAAAATGCACAACAACGCCAAGCGACCCGCACGCTTCGGCAATCTCCAGATCATTGATGAGGGATGCCGCCATGGCGCGGCGGAAATCGGGATCGTCCGCGGCCGGATTGACGGGATACGCGCTATGGGCAATCGAGAGCAAACGGTGTTCGCGGCAAAAAGAGCGGCATCTGGCCGCATCGCTTGCGTCAAAAACTTTTACGGCCAAACTGCGCGGATTTTTCGGAAAGTACTGGTACGCCGTAAGGCCGTTGGCCGCCGCCGCGCATGCGGCGCCGTAATATCCGTTTCTGATGCTCAGATGATATCCCGCCAGCAAAATGGCGGCACCCCCCGTCTGATTTTGGCATGCTTGGCAAAAAAATTCCCGCTTACGGCCGGAATACCATTATTCCCGCCTGTTTTCGTTTTAACCGTGCGATCCGCCGCCGCAGGCCGTCCAGTTCCGTCTGCCGTTTGCCGCTAGGGCGGCTTAAACTCCGTTTGGCTTGGGCGAGCAGGAGCGCTTCTTCAGCAAATGACAGCGCAGCGTCGATATCTTTAGCCTCATGCTCATAATACTTCGCAAGCTCTATCCACGGATCGAGCGGCATCAACCGCCTGCCCTCCGCGGCGGACGCCTTGATCAACGCAAGCCACAGTTCGGAAGCAAGGCGCAAATCGCCCTTTCGCTTGAAATATAAGGCAAGCTGGGAAAGAAAAGGTTCGGATTCCGCCGTACGGTTTACGGCGATTCGGCGCAAAAACTGCTCCGCCAAGCCCTTTCGGCCGTATTTGTCCAGCCAAACTCCGGCGCGGTACAGTTCATCGGCGCGCAAACGCTCGGGCGGCACATCTCCCGCAAGCAGGCGGGCAAAATGGTGCGCAAGCACGGACAACGTCAAAATATCCGATTCATTATGCGCAAAAATTGGCTTCAGCAAGCTTTTATCGCCGCAGGCGAGAAAATGCGCGTAATAGGCGGGCGCAAGCGAACCGGGCAAATCGTCGGCGCGCGCAATGCCAAGCTGCGCTTCTTCCACTTTGCCCAAATTGCACGATTCCATCGTATGTTTCCAAAGGTTGCGGGATGGGTGCAGCAGATCAAGATGCGCCGTATGTCCGGCGGGCTTTGGCATGCGGTTTAGCACAAACCGGTTCAACAGCACGGGCCAGTCAAAGCTTTTGCCGTTGTAAGTGACAATCGTGGAAAATCCGCGCAAGCGGTCCGCCAAATAAAGCAAGAGCGCCGGCTCATCGGCGGGATTACGCAAG comes from the Bacilli bacterium genome and includes:
- a CDS encoding cyclic-phosphate processing receiver domain-containing protein, whose amino-acid sequence is MAINVFLDDMRRVPPGFVAARSLEEFLAILEADNMHIVSLDFDLGPGRPDGTDVVRAMIDRNRFADEIYLHSSNMQGRLRMYDLLRRHVPATAQIFCHPVPDDLLAQIAQAAAAKQ
- a CDS encoding deoxyribonuclease IV, which produces MLAGYHLSIRNGYYGAACAAAANGLTAYQYFPKNPRSLAVKVFDASDAARCRSFCREHRLLSIAHSAYPVNPAADDPDFRRAMAASLINDLEIAEACGSLGVVVHFGKYAGSDILQGYKNTLQLLNELLSAHRGQTLILLENQAGGGTPMGTTPEEMMQIRKLCANPDRVAFCLDTCHLFASGVWTGTNWNEVARRGERLGFFAHVRAVHLNDSLFPSGSLRDRHARIGKGCIPADGWRSCLRYLDGLQVPCILETPDNHHTCDHREEFAFIRRLLTE
- a CDS encoding ribonuclease H-like domain-containing protein; amino-acid sequence: MSDLRERLARMKSASFAAQTPQAATEPADDGWAKLSARMMANANGSFVLRKRRYPLDYRHGMYTLGALAETAHALTYLLSAGPSGDGNSGTRQAAFAHDAAGDDADVACRRLLFLDTETTGLGVGAGNMPFMIGLGFLSDDAFVVEQLFLRNPADEPALLLYLADRLRGFSTIVTYNGKSFDWPVLLNRFVLNRMPKPAGHTAHLDLLHPSRNLWKHTMESCNLGKVEEAQLGIARADDLPGSLAPAYYAHFLACGDKSLLKPIFAHNESDILTLSVLAHHFARLLAGDVPPERLRADELYRAGVWLDKYGRKGLAEQFLRRIAVNRTAESEPFLSQLALYFKRKGDLRLASELWLALIKASAAEGRRLMPLDPWIELAKYYEHEAKDIDAALSFAEEALLLAQAKRSLSRPSGKRQTELDGLRRRIARLKRKQAGIMVFRP